One genomic window of Monodelphis domestica isolate mMonDom1 chromosome 1, mMonDom1.pri, whole genome shotgun sequence includes the following:
- the LOC100022595 gene encoding olfactory receptor 11H4-like, translating to MNKSGAHTVIEFVLLGFPGDWEIQILLFSLFLIVYILTLIGNGAIICAVKWDQRLHTPMYILLGNFAFLEIWYITSTVPRMLENFLSETKAISFAGCFLQFYFFTSLAATEIYFLCIMAYDRYLAICHPLHYPIKMTLQRCYSLISVCWVLGFLSYSLTTVQLSQLTFCGPNIIDHFVCDIDPLMALSCAPAPTTENLFYIISSLILFLSIIYLLGSYILLLRAVLQVPSAAGRRKAFSTCGSHLAVVCLFFGSLMIMYVSPTSENSGEVQKIITLFYSIVTPFLNPLIYSLRNKEMKAALRKFIGISSE from the coding sequence ATGAACAAGTCAGGAGCACACACTGTGATTGAATTTGTCCTCCTAGGCTTCCCTGGGGACTGGGAGATACAAATTTTACTCTTTTCATTATTCTTAATAGTCTATATCCTGACGTTGATTGGGAATGGGGCCATCATCTGTGCAGTGAAGTGGGACCAGAGACTCCACACTCCCATGTACATCCTACTGGGGAATTTTGCCTTCCTAGAGATCTGGTACATCACCTCCACTGTTCCTAGAATGTTGGAAAATTTCCTCTCAGAGACCAAAGCCATCTCCTTTGCAGGTTGCTTCCTTCAGTTTTATTTCTTCACCTCTCTTGCTGCAACTGAAATCTACTTCTTATGCATCATGGCTTATGATCGTTATCTTGCCATCTGCCACCCATTGCACTACCCAATCAAAATGACCTTACAGCGCTGTTACAGCTTGATATCTGTGTGCTGGGTGCTTGGTTTCCTAAGCTATTCTCTAACTACTGTACAGCTCTCCCAGCTGACATTCTGTGGTCCCAACATCATTGACCACTTTGTTTGTGACATAGATCCACTCATGGCTCTATCATGTGCCCCTGCTCCTACCACTGAAAATCTGTTTTATATCATAAGTTCCCTCATCCTCTTTCTCTCAATTATCTACCTCCTTGGATCATATATTCTGTTACTAAGAGCTGTGTTGCAAGTTCCCTCAGCAGCTGGTAGACGTAAAGCCTTCTCCACATGTGGATCTCATCTGGCTGTGGTCTGCCTCTTCTTTGGAAGTCTTATGATCATGTATGTGAGCCCAACATCTGAAAACTCAGGAGAAGTACAGAAGATAATAACCTTGTTCTATTCAATTGTGACACCATTTTTAAACCCTCTAATTTATAGCCTCCGAAATAAGGAGATGAAAGCTGCCCTGAGAAAATTCATTGGAATATCATCAGAATAA